One stretch of Cohnella algarum DNA includes these proteins:
- a CDS encoding replication-associated recombination protein A, with translation MDLFSIGAETEPRSRRLADRMRPETLDEYIGQEHIVGPGKLLRRAIEGDTVSSILLFGPPGSGKTTLAHIISKKTEGDYVRLNAVDASVKDVREVIDRAEDNKNLYGRKTILFLDEVHRFNSARQDALLPAVEKGIIVFIGATTENPYHSINGALLSRSTLFRLHALTKEHSLIAMRRALADPVKGLGFMKLEVDEEALLHIAAMANGDIRRALTALELAAVTTPSREDGTVRVTLEIAEESIRQPQVQADESTQYDVLSAFHKSVRGSSDAALYWFLYAVERLGMDPMTFLRRLTVACSEDIGLANPQAMVQAVSAMEAYHRIGWPEAKYIIAQAILFAVESPKSNSIAATIGRMMEAMDTAGTSEVPMHLRDAHYSGAQKLGHVGYRYPHDYPGHYVEQQYLPDKLHGTIFYEATEQGMEDKIRQNQERRRRQNRAR, from the coding sequence ATGGATTTGTTCAGCATCGGCGCGGAAACCGAGCCGCGCTCCAGACGTCTTGCCGACCGGATGCGGCCGGAGACGCTGGATGAATATATCGGCCAAGAGCATATCGTAGGTCCGGGCAAGCTGCTGCGGAGGGCGATCGAGGGCGATACGGTGTCCTCGATTTTGTTGTTCGGACCCCCGGGCTCGGGGAAAACGACGCTCGCTCATATTATTTCGAAAAAAACGGAAGGGGACTATGTCCGGTTGAATGCCGTCGACGCTTCGGTCAAAGACGTGCGGGAAGTGATCGATCGGGCCGAAGACAATAAAAATCTGTACGGCCGCAAAACGATTTTGTTCCTCGACGAAGTTCACCGCTTCAACAGCGCCAGGCAAGACGCCCTTCTGCCGGCCGTCGAGAAGGGAATTATCGTGTTTATCGGCGCGACGACGGAAAATCCGTACCATTCGATCAACGGGGCTTTGCTCTCCCGTTCCACGCTGTTCAGGCTGCATGCGCTTACGAAGGAGCATTCGCTGATCGCGATGCGAAGAGCGCTCGCGGATCCGGTCAAAGGCCTCGGCTTCATGAAGCTGGAGGTCGACGAAGAAGCGCTGCTGCACATTGCCGCGATGGCGAACGGCGATATCCGCAGGGCGCTGACGGCGCTCGAACTGGCGGCGGTCACGACGCCTTCCCGCGAAGACGGGACGGTTCGCGTTACGTTGGAAATCGCGGAGGAATCGATTCGCCAGCCGCAAGTTCAAGCGGACGAATCGACGCAGTACGATGTGCTGTCCGCTTTTCATAAGAGCGTGAGGGGCTCCAGCGACGCTGCCCTCTACTGGTTCCTGTACGCGGTCGAGAGGCTCGGCATGGATCCGATGACCTTCCTCCGCCGGTTGACGGTCGCTTGCAGCGAGGATATCGGCCTTGCCAATCCGCAAGCGATGGTGCAAGCGGTCAGCGCGATGGAAGCGTACCACCGGATCGGCTGGCCGGAGGCCAAGTACATTATCGCGCAGGCGATCCTGTTCGCGGTTGAAAGTCCCAAGTCCAACTCGATCGCCGCGACGATCGGCCGGATGATGGAAGCCATGGACACGGCGGGAACCTCCGAGGTGCCTATGCACCTGAGGGACGCCCACTACAGCGGCGCGCAGAAGCTGGGGCATGTCGGTTACCGGTATCCGCACGACTATCCCGGGCACTATGTCGAACAGCAATATTTGCCGGACAAGCTGCACGGAACCATCTTCTACGAGGCGACGGAGCAAGGAATGGAAGATAAAATCCGCCAAAACCAGGAGCGCCGGCGCCGGCAAAACAGGGCAAGATAG
- a CDS encoding CotH kinase family protein, which translates to MHIPVRSLAIGEAESEQLEMNLWRDRYVQAALHTNGRTTPVKIRYRGGHTRGYPKRSYEVVRKGQTFHYNAEFDDPSMIRNALSFWFLERLGVPSPRTKHVLLVRNGISLGVYLEIEAVERGFFRRRGIGARSLFYAVNNRADFGVRDSASQLSGYEYRFGEKDEKARLASFIRGIHRTPESRLAAYLDRNLDVDNYLKWLAGAVLTGNFDGFEQNYSLYRHHASGKWRIVPWDYEGTWGRNCYGRAVESDLVDIAGYNHLTEKVLKHRPYMLRYKRILRKALDETFTEKTIMRAAAEMHGSISPYVRRDRLQQWPYEQFLGEPNVIRNYIRERRAIVASALSRL; encoded by the coding sequence ATGCATATTCCCGTAAGATCGCTCGCGATCGGAGAAGCCGAAAGCGAACAGCTGGAGATGAATCTGTGGAGGGATCGGTACGTTCAAGCGGCGCTTCATACGAACGGCAGGACGACGCCGGTGAAAATTCGTTATCGCGGCGGTCATACGCGGGGGTACCCCAAGCGCTCCTACGAGGTGGTCCGCAAAGGCCAAACGTTTCATTACAACGCGGAGTTCGACGACCCTTCGATGATCCGGAACGCGCTTTCCTTTTGGTTTTTGGAACGGCTTGGCGTGCCCAGCCCGCGAACGAAGCATGTGCTGCTCGTCCGAAACGGCATTTCCCTCGGCGTCTATTTGGAAATCGAAGCGGTGGAGCGAGGTTTTTTCCGACGGAGAGGGATCGGAGCCCGATCGCTTTTTTACGCGGTCAACAATCGGGCGGATTTCGGGGTGCGGGACTCCGCTTCGCAGTTATCCGGGTACGAATACCGATTCGGCGAAAAAGACGAAAAAGCAAGGCTCGCTTCGTTCATACGCGGCATCCACCGCACCCCGGAAAGCCGGCTGGCGGCTTACCTCGACCGGAATCTGGATGTCGACAATTACTTGAAGTGGCTCGCCGGCGCCGTCCTTACCGGCAATTTCGACGGGTTCGAGCAAAATTATTCCTTGTACCGGCACCATGCAAGCGGGAAGTGGCGCATCGTCCCCTGGGATTACGAAGGAACGTGGGGGCGCAACTGCTACGGCAGGGCGGTCGAGAGCGACCTCGTCGATATTGCCGGCTACAATCATTTGACCGAAAAGGTGTTGAAGCACCGTCCCTATATGCTGCGCTACAAGCGGATTTTGCGGAAGGCGCTGGACGAAACGTTTACCGAAAAAACCATCATGCGCGCGGCGGCGGAAATGCATGGCTCAATATCGCCGTACGTCCGAAGGGATCGTTTGCAGCAGTGGCCGTACGAGCAGTTTTTGGGAGAACCGAACGTCATCCGCAACTATATCCGGGAACGAAGAGCGATCGTCGCATCCGCCCTTTCGCGTTTGTAG
- a CDS encoding tRNA threonylcarbamoyladenosine dehydratase, translated as MLHQFSRTELAIGPEGLEILKGSTVAVLGIGGVGSIAAEALARSGVGRIVMIDKDVVDITNINRQIHALTTTVGQPKAELMRDRIKLINPDCDAIALRMFYTEETYEELFKFPLDYVLDASDTISFKIHLIKQCLERKIPIISSMGAANKMDPTRFEVADISKTTVDPIARVVRQKLRKEGIKKGVKVVFSKEEPLKPRDDVTQRIVPETAPKEIRKAQQPPASNAFVPPVAGLIMVSVAVRELLERGSRPTA; from the coding sequence ATGCTGCACCAATTCTCCAGAACGGAACTTGCCATCGGACCGGAAGGGTTGGAGATTTTGAAAGGGAGCACCGTCGCCGTACTGGGCATCGGCGGCGTCGGTTCCATCGCCGCGGAAGCGCTTGCCCGATCCGGCGTCGGCCGGATCGTGATGATCGACAAGGACGTCGTCGACATTACGAACATTAACCGGCAGATCCATGCCCTGACGACGACGGTCGGCCAGCCGAAAGCGGAGCTTATGCGCGACCGCATCAAGCTGATCAATCCGGATTGCGACGCGATCGCATTGCGCATGTTTTATACGGAGGAGACGTACGAAGAGCTGTTCAAGTTTCCGCTGGATTACGTGCTGGACGCTTCCGATACGATTTCCTTCAAAATCCATTTGATCAAGCAGTGCCTCGAGCGAAAAATACCGATCATTTCGAGCATGGGCGCCGCGAATAAAATGGATCCGACCCGTTTCGAAGTGGCCGACATTTCGAAAACGACGGTCGATCCGATCGCGCGCGTCGTTCGCCAGAAGCTTCGCAAGGAAGGCATCAAAAAAGGGGTCAAGGTCGTCTTCTCCAAAGAGGAGCCGCTCAAGCCGCGCGACGACGTCACGCAGCGCATCGTGCCCGAGACGGCGCCCAAGGAAATTCGCAAGGCCCAGCAGCCGCCCGCCAGCAACGCGTTCGTGCCGCCGGTGGCGGGGCTGATTATGGTCAGCGTCGCCGTTCGCGAGCTGCTGGAGCGCGGAAGCCGACCGACGGCTTAG
- the aspS gene encoding aspartate--tRNA ligase → MMLKDRDCGTLTKKNVGETVVLNGWVQGWRDFGGILFIDLRDRSGIVQIVFNPEFSADALAVASRARNEYVLAIKGEVVDRDPETYNPNLATGEIEVRVQEVEIVNAAKTPPFPIEDGVEVDEALRLRYRYLDLRRPEMYQTLRLRSKATKVFRDFLDENGFLDVETPILTKSTPEGARDYLVPSRVHPGEFFALPQSPQLFKQLLMIGGLERYYQVARCFRDEDLRADRQPEFTQVDIETSFLSQDQLLTMMEQLMAKLFRETIGVDIETPFQRLTYRDAIHKYGSDKPDLRFGLEIEDVTDIVKNSDVKVFASVAGSGGVVKALNAKGCASWSRKELDDLQPFAVRYGGKGIAWITVKDGEWKGPIVKFFKPEEIAALTERLNVEEGDLLCFSADKLKTAADVMGNLRLKVGRDLGLIDSSKFKFLWVVDFPLVEWDEEAKRWVALHHPFTRPRDEDLPLFDTDPGAIRAQAYDIVLNGYEVGGGSMRIYRRDVQEKMFNALGFTLEEAKEKFGFFLDAFEYGTPPHGGIAFGLDRLIMLLAGRTNLRETIAFPKTASATDLLTDAPSTVAPRQLEELHIRLSAKALAAQAKAEAPADAKEPADQEQPQG, encoded by the coding sequence ATGATGCTTAAAGATCGCGATTGCGGAACGTTAACGAAAAAGAACGTCGGGGAAACCGTCGTTTTGAACGGCTGGGTGCAAGGCTGGCGGGATTTCGGGGGGATTTTGTTCATCGACCTGCGGGACCGCAGCGGCATCGTGCAAATCGTCTTTAATCCGGAGTTTTCCGCCGACGCGCTTGCCGTTGCCAGCCGCGCGCGCAACGAATATGTGCTTGCGATAAAAGGGGAGGTCGTCGACCGCGACCCCGAGACGTACAACCCGAATCTCGCGACGGGCGAAATCGAAGTCCGCGTTCAGGAGGTCGAAATCGTCAACGCGGCCAAGACGCCTCCGTTCCCGATCGAAGACGGCGTCGAAGTGGACGAAGCGCTGCGCCTTCGGTACCGCTACCTCGACTTGCGCCGTCCGGAAATGTACCAGACGCTCCGGCTTCGTTCGAAAGCGACGAAGGTGTTTCGCGATTTTCTGGACGAAAACGGGTTCCTCGACGTCGAGACGCCGATTTTGACGAAGAGCACGCCGGAAGGCGCGCGCGATTATCTCGTGCCGAGCCGGGTGCATCCGGGCGAATTTTTCGCGCTGCCGCAATCGCCGCAGCTGTTCAAGCAGCTTTTGATGATCGGGGGGCTCGAGCGTTACTACCAAGTGGCCCGCTGCTTCCGCGACGAAGACCTGCGCGCCGACCGCCAGCCCGAGTTTACGCAGGTCGACATCGAAACGTCGTTCCTGTCTCAGGATCAGCTGCTGACGATGATGGAGCAGCTGATGGCGAAGCTGTTCCGCGAAACGATCGGCGTCGACATCGAAACCCCGTTCCAGCGGCTGACCTACCGCGACGCGATTCACAAATACGGCTCCGACAAGCCGGACCTGCGGTTCGGTCTCGAAATCGAAGACGTCACGGATATCGTCAAAAACAGCGACGTCAAGGTGTTCGCATCGGTCGCCGGTTCCGGCGGCGTCGTCAAGGCGCTTAACGCCAAAGGCTGCGCGAGCTGGAGCCGCAAGGAGCTGGACGACCTGCAGCCGTTCGCGGTCCGCTACGGCGGCAAAGGCATCGCGTGGATTACGGTCAAGGACGGCGAGTGGAAGGGGCCGATCGTCAAGTTTTTCAAGCCGGAGGAAATCGCGGCGCTCACCGAACGCTTGAACGTCGAAGAAGGCGACCTGCTCTGCTTCTCCGCGGACAAGCTGAAAACCGCCGCGGACGTCATGGGCAACCTGCGGCTGAAAGTCGGACGCGACCTCGGCCTGATCGACAGCAGCAAATTCAAATTCCTGTGGGTCGTCGACTTCCCGCTCGTCGAGTGGGACGAGGAGGCCAAACGCTGGGTGGCGCTGCACCATCCGTTTACCCGTCCGCGGGACGAGGATTTGCCCCTGTTCGACACCGATCCGGGCGCAATCCGCGCGCAAGCGTACGATATCGTCCTGAACGGCTACGAAGTCGGCGGCGGCTCGATGCGGATTTACCGCCGCGACGTCCAGGAGAAAATGTTCAATGCGCTCGGCTTCACGCTTGAAGAAGCGAAGGAGAAATTCGGCTTCTTCCTCGACGCTTTCGAGTACGGCACGCCTCCGCACGGCGGCATCGCCTTCGGACTCGACCGGCTCATCATGCTGCTGGCCGGCCGGACGAACTTGCGCGAGACGATCGCCTTCCCGAAAACGGCGAGCGCGACCGACCTGCTCACCGACGCGCCGTCGACCGTCGCGCCGCGTCAGCTGGAAGAACTGCATATCCGCTTGTCCGCGAAGGCGCTGGCGGCGCAAGCCAAGGCCGAAGCTCCGGCTGACGCCAAGGAGCCGGCCGACCAGGAGCAGCCGCAAGGCTAA
- the hisS gene encoding histidine--tRNA ligase: MAFQKPPGTQDVLPGSVEAWQYVEKTAREICRRYRFREIRTPMFEATELFQRGVGETTDIVEKEMYTFDDRGGRSMTLRPEGTAGVVRSYVENKLYGEPDISKLYYIGPMYRYERAQAGRYRQFHQFGIEAIGSDDPALDAEVISLGYAFYRELGLKDISVEINSVGTPAVRAEFREKLLGFLRPIKDSLCKDCQTRMERNPLRVLDCKVDQPKFADAPSILDSLDEACAGHFARVRECLDAMNVPYRINHRLVRGLDYYTHTAFEYKAQGIGAIDTIGGGGRYNGLVAEVGGEDRPGVGLAVGLERTLLLLEHQGVKPEAEAQVDVYVIALGERAEREAAGVVQRLRDAGLAADRDYMGRKPKTQFKAADRAGAAYAAILGDDELDKGEISLKDLATQEQRQVPLAGLAEHVQALITSKKGEE; the protein is encoded by the coding sequence ATGGCATTTCAAAAACCGCCGGGCACGCAGGACGTGCTTCCCGGCAGCGTCGAAGCGTGGCAATACGTGGAAAAGACGGCGAGAGAAATTTGCAGAAGGTACCGGTTCCGGGAAATTCGCACGCCGATGTTCGAAGCGACCGAGCTGTTTCAGCGGGGAGTCGGGGAAACGACGGATATCGTCGAGAAAGAGATGTACACCTTCGACGACCGCGGCGGGCGGAGCATGACGCTTCGGCCGGAAGGAACCGCGGGCGTCGTGCGGTCGTACGTCGAGAACAAGCTGTACGGAGAGCCCGACATTTCCAAGCTGTACTACATCGGGCCGATGTACCGCTATGAGCGGGCCCAGGCGGGCCGATACCGGCAGTTTCATCAGTTCGGCATCGAGGCGATCGGTTCGGACGATCCGGCGCTCGATGCGGAAGTCATTTCCCTTGGGTATGCGTTTTATCGCGAGCTTGGCCTTAAAGACATTTCGGTGGAAATCAACTCGGTCGGCACTCCGGCCGTACGCGCCGAGTTCCGCGAGAAGCTGCTCGGGTTTTTGCGGCCGATCAAGGACAGCCTGTGCAAGGACTGCCAGACGCGGATGGAGCGCAATCCGCTGCGGGTGCTCGATTGCAAAGTCGACCAGCCGAAATTCGCGGACGCGCCTTCCATTCTGGACAGCTTGGACGAAGCGTGCGCCGGCCACTTTGCCCGGGTGCGGGAATGTCTGGACGCGATGAACGTGCCGTACCGGATCAATCATCGGCTCGTGCGCGGTTTGGACTACTACACCCACACGGCGTTCGAGTATAAAGCCCAAGGAATCGGCGCGATCGATACGATCGGCGGCGGCGGGCGCTATAACGGCCTTGTCGCCGAGGTCGGGGGCGAAGACCGGCCGGGCGTGGGCCTGGCGGTCGGTCTGGAACGGACGCTGCTGCTGCTCGAGCATCAGGGCGTAAAGCCGGAAGCCGAAGCGCAGGTGGACGTGTACGTCATCGCGCTGGGCGAACGCGCCGAACGCGAAGCGGCCGGCGTCGTGCAGCGCCTGCGGGACGCGGGGCTCGCCGCGGATCGCGATTATATGGGGCGGAAGCCGAAAACGCAGTTCAAGGCGGCGGATCGGGCCGGCGCGGCTTATGCGGCGATTCTCGGCGACGACGAGCTGGACAAAGGCGAAATCTCGCTGAAGGACCTGGCGACCCAGGAGCAGCGGCAAGTGCCGCTCGCGGGGCTGGCCGAGCACGTGCAAGCTTTGATTACTAGCAAAAAAGGGGAAGAATGA
- the dtd gene encoding D-aminoacyl-tRNA deacylase, with product MKVVAQRVSRASVRVGGETVGEIGTGLLLLVGIGQEDEERDIGWMAEKVSGLRIFEDGSGKMNDSVMDAGGAILSVSQFTLYGDCRSGRRPSFASAARPEKANELYERFNERLRAKGLEVRTGVFGADMEVSLVNDGPVTLIVDSRS from the coding sequence GTGAAAGTGGTAGCGCAACGGGTAAGCCGGGCAAGCGTGCGGGTCGGCGGGGAGACGGTCGGGGAAATCGGGACCGGGCTTTTGCTGCTCGTCGGCATCGGACAAGAGGACGAAGAGCGGGATATCGGGTGGATGGCCGAAAAGGTGTCGGGCTTGCGGATTTTCGAAGACGGCAGCGGCAAAATGAACGACTCGGTCATGGATGCCGGGGGAGCGATACTTTCGGTTTCGCAATTCACGCTTTACGGCGATTGCCGGAGCGGCCGCCGGCCCAGCTTCGCCTCCGCCGCGCGGCCGGAGAAGGCAAACGAGCTTTACGAACGGTTTAACGAACGGCTTCGCGCCAAAGGGCTCGAGGTGCGTACCGGCGTTTTCGGGGCGGACATGGAGGTCTCCCTCGTCAACGACGGGCCGGTGACGCTGATCGTCGACAGCCGAAGTTAG
- a CDS encoding RelA/SpoT family protein: MGMEHLLELASAYMKDQDLQRVREAYEFADKAHHGQTRKSGEPYILHPVAVAEIMVQMQMDVVTVVAALLHDVVEDTTVTLNDLKERFGETIAGLVDGLTKLERIQFRSKEEQQNENYRKMFVAMASDIRVILIKLADRLHNMRTLKYQSEESQRRIAHETLEIYCPIAHRLGISAFKWEMEDIALRYLNPQQYYRIANLMKKKRTEREQYIADLIGRIREKLEEMGIQGDISGRPKHIYSVFKKMTTRNKQFNEIYDLLAIRILVDNVKDCYATLGIIHTLWKPMPGRFKDYIAMPKANMYQSLHTTVVGPTGEPTEVQIRTWEMHRTSEYGIAAHWAYKEGKETGAVQGSFEDKMNFFREIIELQQDTRDAAEFMESLKMDFFTDLVFVFTPKGEVFELPAGSVPLDFAYRVHTEVGNRTIGAKVNGRIVPLDHKLKTGDIVEILTSKHSYGPSQDWIKIAKSSHARSKIRQWFKKEKREESVRKGWDLLERELKRIGLEPAEWMTDDKLTETAKKFTFNDIEDMMSAIGFSGITAAQVITKLTEKLRKEAEEASQIQLSSDVKEMKPQPAERKPRPSSGVSVKGVDNLLVRFARCCSPVPGDDIVGYITRGRGVSVHRADCSNIPVAAEGEEAARVIEVEWEETTEANYSVEIEILGHDRRGLLNEVLQAVSESKTNIAAVSGRSDRNKVAIMHLTILIRNKDHLQSVVEKIKRVKDIFSVQRLMQ, from the coding sequence ATGGGCATGGAGCATTTGCTCGAATTAGCGTCCGCATACATGAAAGACCAGGACTTGCAGCGCGTCCGCGAAGCTTACGAGTTTGCCGACAAGGCGCATCACGGTCAGACTCGGAAGTCGGGCGAGCCTTATATATTGCATCCTGTAGCCGTTGCCGAAATTATGGTTCAAATGCAAATGGACGTCGTCACGGTCGTGGCCGCCTTGCTGCATGACGTAGTCGAGGATACGACGGTTACGCTGAACGATTTGAAGGAGCGGTTCGGCGAGACGATCGCGGGTTTGGTGGACGGGCTGACGAAGCTCGAAAGAATCCAGTTTCGTTCCAAGGAAGAGCAGCAGAACGAAAATTATCGGAAAATGTTCGTCGCGATGGCGAGCGATATCCGCGTTATTTTGATCAAGCTGGCCGACCGCCTGCACAACATGCGGACTCTTAAATATCAATCCGAAGAAAGCCAACGGCGCATCGCTCACGAAACGCTCGAAATCTACTGCCCGATCGCGCATCGGCTCGGGATCAGCGCGTTCAAGTGGGAGATGGAAGACATCGCCCTGCGCTATTTGAATCCCCAGCAATATTACCGAATCGCCAACCTGATGAAAAAAAAGCGCACGGAGCGCGAGCAGTATATCGCCGATCTCATCGGCCGCATCCGCGAGAAGCTCGAGGAAATGGGCATCCAGGGAGACATTTCCGGCCGGCCGAAGCATATTTACAGCGTCTTCAAAAAGATGACCACCCGCAACAAGCAGTTCAACGAAATCTACGACCTGCTGGCGATCCGCATTCTCGTCGACAACGTGAAGGATTGCTATGCGACGCTTGGCATCATTCATACGCTATGGAAGCCGATGCCGGGACGGTTCAAGGATTATATCGCGATGCCGAAAGCGAACATGTACCAATCGCTGCATACGACGGTCGTCGGCCCGACGGGCGAGCCGACCGAGGTCCAGATCCGCACGTGGGAGATGCACCGGACGAGCGAGTACGGCATCGCCGCCCACTGGGCGTACAAGGAAGGCAAGGAAACGGGAGCGGTGCAGGGCTCGTTCGAGGATAAAATGAATTTTTTCCGCGAAATCATCGAGCTGCAGCAGGATACGCGCGACGCGGCCGAATTCATGGAATCGCTGAAAATGGACTTTTTCACCGATCTCGTGTTCGTGTTCACGCCGAAAGGCGAAGTGTTCGAGTTGCCGGCCGGCTCCGTTCCGCTCGATTTCGCCTATCGGGTTCATACCGAAGTCGGGAACCGAACGATCGGAGCGAAGGTGAACGGCAGAATCGTGCCGCTCGACCATAAGCTGAAGACGGGCGACATCGTCGAAATTTTGACGTCCAAGCACTCCTACGGTCCGAGCCAGGACTGGATCAAAATCGCCAAATCGTCCCATGCCCGCAGCAAAATCCGGCAATGGTTCAAGAAGGAAAAGCGCGAGGAGAGCGTGCGCAAGGGATGGGATTTGCTCGAGCGCGAGCTGAAGCGCATCGGCCTCGAGCCTGCCGAGTGGATGACGGACGACAAACTGACGGAAACCGCGAAAAAGTTCACGTTCAACGACATCGAGGATATGATGTCCGCCATCGGGTTCTCCGGCATTACCGCCGCGCAGGTCATTACGAAGCTGACGGAGAAATTGCGCAAGGAAGCCGAAGAAGCAAGCCAGATCCAGCTTTCCTCCGACGTGAAGGAAATGAAGCCGCAGCCGGCGGAGCGGAAGCCGAGGCCGTCGAGCGGCGTATCCGTCAAAGGCGTGGACAATTTGCTCGTCCGCTTTGCGCGGTGCTGCAGCCCGGTTCCGGGCGACGATATCGTCGGCTACATTACGCGCGGCCGCGGCGTGTCCGTGCATCGGGCGGACTGCTCCAACATACCGGTCGCGGCCGAAGGCGAGGAAGCGGCGCGGGTCATCGAGGTCGAATGGGAAGAGACGACCGAAGCGAATTACAGCGTCGAGATCGAAATTCTCGGCCACGACCGCCGCGGGCTGCTGAACGAGGTGCTGCAGGCCGTGTCGGAGAGCAAAACGAACATTGCCGCCGTTTCGGGGCGTTCGGACCGGAACAAGGTGGCGATCATGCACTTGACGATCCTCATCCGCAACAAGGATCATCTGCAATCGGTCGTCGAGAAAATCAAGCGCGTGAAAGACATTTTCTCGGTCCAGCGGTTGATGCAGTAA
- a CDS encoding sensor histidine kinase translates to MIRWNGITVKLLLAFFAVLLISFGVTAAISTWFVRSELRSGNERFERDQLSVIAALVRTAYREDWDENVLRSALQATAGPPGRVIYVVDGSGGVLLDTGRPDGEYLSAYREQLQPLLDQGVVITDRTLEGNENLRWSVTPINGPSDLAARSVVLMSGVRRQEINMFNGLYRNIFISMLITAVIIVFAVSRGMTARLRNMSEAARLIAKGRFDVRVKEKPRDEIGELAVSLNEMSGELASLDRMRREFLANVSHDLRSPLTSIGGYVEAMIDGAIPEEKRGAYLGLIREQTQRMNRLVNDLLEVARMEAGQTGLLPAPYNLTEWVRRLLAALEPDFRRRSLSFELDAGPEDVWVYADPDRIDQVLSNLLLNAIQFSPDGRSIEVSIERKEKTAVVGVRDYGVGIPSENLERIWERFYKSDKARSARSGSGLGLSIVKNVLEQHGTTAKVESKPGEGSLFSFELPIVYPPPYPRAQVPRNPPPG, encoded by the coding sequence ATGATCCGGTGGAATGGCATCACCGTCAAGCTGCTGCTTGCCTTTTTTGCCGTGTTGCTCATTTCGTTCGGCGTGACGGCCGCCATCTCGACCTGGTTCGTCCGTTCGGAGCTGCGCAGCGGAAACGAACGCTTCGAGCGGGACCAATTGAGCGTGATCGCCGCGCTCGTTCGCACCGCATACCGGGAAGATTGGGACGAAAACGTGCTTCGCTCCGCGCTTCAGGCAACGGCGGGCCCGCCCGGGAGAGTCATTTACGTAGTGGACGGCTCGGGCGGCGTGCTGCTCGATACCGGGCGGCCGGACGGCGAGTATTTGTCCGCCTACCGGGAGCAACTGCAGCCGCTGCTCGACCAGGGCGTCGTCATTACGGATCGGACGCTGGAAGGAAACGAGAATTTGCGCTGGTCGGTAACGCCGATCAACGGTCCGAGCGACCTTGCGGCCCGATCGGTCGTTTTGATGTCCGGAGTTCGCCGGCAGGAGATCAACATGTTCAACGGCTTGTACCGGAACATTTTTATATCCATGCTCATTACGGCCGTCATTATCGTGTTCGCGGTGTCCAGAGGCATGACCGCTCGCCTGCGCAACATGAGCGAGGCCGCCCGCCTTATCGCCAAGGGCCGGTTCGACGTTCGGGTGAAGGAAAAGCCGCGGGACGAAATCGGAGAGCTGGCCGTCTCGCTCAATGAAATGTCGGGCGAACTCGCCAGTCTCGACCGGATGCGCAGGGAGTTTCTCGCCAACGTGTCCCACGATCTGCGCTCGCCGCTCACGTCGATCGGCGGCTACGTGGAGGCGATGATCGACGGGGCCATTCCGGAGGAAAAACGCGGCGCCTACCTGGGGCTCATCCGCGAGCAAACGCAGCGCATGAACCGGCTCGTCAACGATTTGCTGGAAGTGGCGAGGATGGAGGCCGGACAAACCGGGCTTTTGCCGGCTCCTTACAATTTGACGGAGTGGGTTCGCCGGCTGCTTGCCGCGCTTGAACCGGATTTTCGCCGCCGTTCCCTGTCTTTCGAACTGGATGCCGGGCCGGAAGACGTTTGGGTGTATGCCGACCCGGACCGGATCGATCAGGTGCTGTCCAATTTGCTGCTGAACGCCATTCAGTTCTCGCCGGACGGCCGGTCCATCGAAGTCTCGATCGAACGGAAAGAGAAGACGGCGGTTGTCGGCGTCCGGGATTACGGCGTCGGCATTCCGTCGGAAAATCTGGAGCGGATTTGGGAACGGTTCTATAAGTCCGACAAAGCGAGATCCGCCCGCTCGGGCAGCGGTCTCGGCCTGTCCATTGTCAAAAACGTGCTGGAACAGCATGGAACGACGGCAAAAGTCGAAAGCAAGCCGGGCGAAGGTTCGCTGTTTTCGTTCGAATTGCCGATCGTGTATCCGCCTCCTTATCCGCGCGCCCAGGTTCCGAGGAATCCGCCCCCAGGTTGA
- a CDS encoding winged helix-turn-helix domain-containing protein, with product MTESYDKLKSFELGADDYMVKPFDPKELMARIKAVMRRTKPGFAREPVRLPDLTIDLDRYVVQCGETEMTLPPKEMELLHLLASMPNRVLTREQLIDRVWGYDFEGDPRTVDVHIKRIREKIGTSDHCRIETIRGVGYKFEVSGA from the coding sequence TTGACAGAAAGCTACGACAAGCTCAAAAGCTTCGAGCTCGGAGCGGACGACTATATGGTGAAGCCGTTCGACCCGAAGGAGCTGATGGCTCGCATCAAGGCGGTCATGCGGCGGACGAAGCCGGGGTTTGCCAGGGAGCCCGTGCGCTTGCCCGATCTGACGATCGACCTGGACCGCTACGTCGTGCAGTGCGGGGAAACGGAGATGACGCTGCCGCCGAAGGAAATGGAGCTGCTTCATCTGCTTGCATCCATGCCGAATCGGGTGCTTACGCGCGAGCAGCTGATCGACCGGGTATGGGGATACGATTTCGAAGGCGACCCCCGCACCGTCGACGTGCACATCAAACGGATTCGCGAAAAAATCGGGACGTCGGACCACTGCCGCATCGAAACGATACGGGGGGTTGGATACAAATTCGAGGTGAGCGGAGCATGA